The following are from one region of the Azoarcus sp. PA01 genome:
- the paaC gene encoding phenylacetate-CoA oxygenase subunit PaaC, with the protein MLLDDKSVYLMRLGDNALVLSQRLSEWCGKGPAFEEDMALTNIALDLIGQARMWLSYAGEVEGRGRDEDALAFRRDSHEFTNLLLVEQPNGDYAQTLVRQFFFDVWHHLTLEALTRSADDRIADIASKAIKEVAYHLRRSSDLVVRLGDGSAESRRRMQAAVDELWMYTGEMFNADETEELLGAQGLACDPSTLKDVWLATVREMFAEATLELPAGEWMQKGGKQGRHGEHLGLLLAEMQFLQRAYPGATW; encoded by the coding sequence ATGCTGCTCGATGACAAGTCCGTTTATCTGATGCGCCTCGGCGACAACGCGCTGGTGCTGTCGCAGCGCCTGTCCGAATGGTGCGGCAAGGGTCCCGCCTTCGAGGAGGACATGGCGCTGACCAACATCGCGCTCGACCTGATCGGCCAGGCCCGGATGTGGCTGTCCTACGCCGGAGAGGTCGAAGGACGCGGCCGTGACGAGGACGCGCTGGCCTTCCGCCGCGACTCGCACGAGTTCACCAACCTGCTGCTCGTCGAGCAGCCGAACGGCGATTACGCCCAGACGCTGGTGCGCCAGTTCTTCTTCGACGTGTGGCATCACCTTACGCTCGAAGCGCTGACGCGATCGGCTGACGACCGCATCGCCGACATCGCGTCGAAGGCGATCAAGGAAGTCGCGTACCACCTGCGGCGCAGCAGCGACCTGGTCGTGCGTCTGGGCGACGGCAGCGCGGAGAGCCGGCGTCGCATGCAGGCCGCAGTCGACGAACTGTGGATGTACACCGGCGAGATGTTCAACGCCGACGAGACCGAGGAGCTGCTCGGCGCGCAGGGGCTGGCGTGCGACCCCTCGACCTTGAAGGACGTGTGGCTCGCGACGGTGCGCGAGATGTTCGCCGAAGCGACGCTCGAGCTTCCCGCAGGCGAGTGGATGCAGAAGGGCGGCAAGCAGGGCCGGCACGGGGAACACCTCGGCCTGTTGCTCGCCGAGATGCAGTTCCTGC
- the paaB gene encoding 1,2-phenylacetyl-CoA epoxidase subunit B, producing the protein MKEWPLWEVFIRSQHGLAHKHVGSLHAPDAEMAINNARDVYTRRNEGLSIWVVPASEVTASSPADKEALFEPANNKIYRHPTFFPVPEEVKHM; encoded by the coding sequence ATGAAGGAATGGCCCCTTTGGGAAGTGTTCATCCGCAGCCAGCACGGCCTCGCGCACAAGCACGTCGGCAGCCTGCACGCACCGGATGCCGAGATGGCGATCAACAACGCGCGCGACGTCTACACGCGCCGCAACGAAGGGCTGTCGATCTGGGTCGTGCCGGCGTCCGAAGTGACCGCGAGCAGCCCCGCCGACAAGGAAGCGCTGTTCGAGCCCGCGAACAACAAGATCTACCGCCATCCGACCTTCTTCCCGGTGCCGGAAGAAGTGAAGCACATGTGA
- the paaA gene encoding 1,2-phenylacetyl-CoA epoxidase subunit A, with the protein MYAQMVDTGMKRVQGLDEMSAEERAFQEKIDAGIKIEAKDWMPEGYRRTLIRQISQHAHSEIVGQLPEGNWVTRAPTLKRKAILLAKIQDEAGHGLYLYSAAETLGVTRDQVYADLLSGKVKYSSIFNYPTTSWADIGTVGWLVDGAAIMNQIPLCRCSYGPYSRAMVRVCKEESFHQRQGYDLVMTMARGTPEQKQMAQDALNRWWWPALMMFGPPDSDSVHSAQSMQWKIKILSNDELRQKFVDQTVPQAEYLGLTVPDPELKWNEDTGHYDFGEIDWEEFRQVVAGNGPCNRDRLRTRVKAWDDGKWFRDALLAHADKKAERQVAAAKAA; encoded by the coding sequence ATGTACGCCCAGATGGTGGACACAGGGATGAAGCGGGTGCAGGGGCTGGACGAGATGTCGGCCGAGGAGCGCGCGTTTCAGGAAAAGATCGACGCCGGCATCAAGATCGAGGCGAAGGACTGGATGCCCGAAGGCTACCGCCGCACGCTGATCCGTCAGATCTCGCAGCATGCGCATTCGGAAATCGTCGGCCAGCTGCCTGAAGGCAACTGGGTCACGCGCGCGCCGACCTTGAAGCGCAAGGCGATCCTGCTGGCGAAGATCCAGGACGAGGCCGGCCACGGGCTGTACCTGTATAGCGCCGCGGAAACGCTCGGCGTGACGCGCGACCAGGTGTACGCGGACCTGCTGTCGGGCAAGGTGAAATATTCCAGCATCTTCAACTACCCGACCACCAGCTGGGCCGACATCGGCACGGTCGGCTGGCTGGTCGACGGCGCGGCGATCATGAACCAGATCCCGCTGTGCCGCTGCTCTTACGGCCCGTATTCGCGGGCGATGGTGCGCGTGTGCAAGGAGGAGTCCTTCCACCAGCGTCAGGGCTACGACCTCGTGATGACGATGGCGCGCGGCACGCCCGAACAGAAGCAGATGGCGCAGGACGCGCTGAACCGCTGGTGGTGGCCGGCCCTGATGATGTTCGGGCCCCCGGACAGCGACTCCGTGCATAGCGCGCAGTCGATGCAGTGGAAGATCAAGATCCTGTCGAACGACGAGCTGCGCCAGAAGTTCGTCGACCAGACCGTGCCGCAGGCCGAATACCTGGGCCTCACCGTGCCCGATCCCGAACTGAAGTGGAACGAGGACACCGGCCATTACGACTTCGGCGAGATCGACTGGGAGGAATTCCGCCAGGTCGTCGCCGGCAACGGCCCCTGCAACCGCGACCGCCTGCGCACCCGGGTGAAAGCCTGGGACGACGGCAAGTGGTTCCGCGACGCGCTGCTCGCCCACGCCGATAAGAAAGCCGAAAGACAAGTCGCGGCAGCCAAGGCCGCCTGA